In one window of Xiphophorus hellerii strain 12219 chromosome 23, Xiphophorus_hellerii-4.1, whole genome shotgun sequence DNA:
- the kctd12b gene encoding BTB/POZ domain-containing protein KCTD12b encodes MALPDSGISGEEIPFPEIIELNVGGQVYITRYSTLTSVPDSLLWEMFSQKSTKGLARDTKGRFFVDRDGFLFRYILDYMRDQQLVLPDHFPERGRLQREAEFFNLPELVKLLAPKISKQNSLGDEGCPSDPEDSSPGIDSARSLGSLGAAAAACASLVPGAMDGKRSGFITIGYRGSYTLGRDSHTDAKFRRVARIMVCGKTSLAKEVFGETLNESRDPDRPPERYTSRYYLKFTFLEQAFDKLADAGFHMVACNSTGTCAFAHEQTDDKIWTSYTEYVFYRE; translated from the coding sequence ATGGCTTTGCCGGACAGTGGCATATCTGGAGAGGAGATCCCTTTCCCAGAAATAATAGAGCTCAATGTTGGCGGCCAGGTGTACATAACGCGCTACTCTACCCTCACCAGTGTGCCAGACTCTCTGCTGTGGGAGATGTTCAGTCAGAAGTCAACCAAAGGGCTGGCCAGGGACACCAAGGGGCGTTTTTTTGTGGACCGCGATGGTTTCCTGTTCCGCTACATCTTGGACTACATGCGGGACCAGCAACTGGTTCTCCCGGACCACTTCCCGGAGCGCGGGCGTCTGCAGAGGGAGGCTGAGTTTTTCAACCTGCCGGAGCTCGTCAAGCTGCTGGCGCCCAAAATCAGCAAGCAGAACTCGTTGGGGGATGAGGGGTGTCCGAGCGACCCGGAGGACTCCTCACCCGGGATCGACTCAGCGCGCAGCCTGGGCTCCCTGGGGGCCGCGGCGGCCGCCTGCGCCAGCCTGGTGCCCGGTGCCATGGACGGGAAGCGCTCAGGGTTCATCACCATCGGCTACAGGGGGTCGTACACTCTCGGCCGCGACAGCCACACCGACGCCAAGTTCCGCCGGGTGGCACGGATCATGGTGTGTGGGAAGACCTCCCTGGCCAAGGAGGTGTTCGGAGAGACCCTAAACGAGAGCCGTGACCCGGACCGCCCCCCAGAACGCTACACCTCCCGCTACTATCTGAAGTTCACCTTTTTGGAGCAGGCCTTTGACAAGTTGGCAGATGCAGGCTTTCACATGGTGGCTTGCAACTCCACAGGAACCTGCGCCTTTGCCCACGAACAGACGGACGACAAGATCTGGACCAGCTACACTGAATATGTGTTCTACCGTGAGTGA